The following coding sequences are from one Pseudonocardia sp. EC080619-01 window:
- a CDS encoding dodecin, translating to MADTYRVTEIVGTSSDGVDAAIRSGIADASKTLRNLDWAQVSDIRLHLDDGAVQHFQVAMKVGFKVETD from the coding sequence ATGGCTGACACGTATCGCGTGACCGAGATCGTCGGGACCTCGTCGGACGGAGTGGACGCCGCCATCCGCTCCGGTATCGCCGACGCCTCCAAGACCCTCCGCAACCTGGACTGGGCACAGGTCAGCGACATCCGGCTGCACCTCGACGACGGCGCCGTCCAGCACTTCCAGGTCGCCATGAAGGTCGGGTTCAAGGTCGAGACCGACTGA
- a CDS encoding CrcB family protein has protein sequence MDEHRSPRNPRTPAVLGAVAAGGVAGAEARWVLGVLFPDGPGGWPWTTFVINLSGCLLIGVLLTVLVELTTPHPLLRPLLATGVLGGYTTFSTWSVDLLHLAAAGRTAAAVGYLVATPLLAVAACGAGVALTRRAARRGTGR, from the coding sequence GTGGACGAGCATCGGTCACCGAGGAACCCGCGGACGCCCGCGGTGCTGGGGGCGGTGGCGGCCGGCGGCGTCGCCGGCGCGGAGGCCCGCTGGGTCCTGGGCGTGCTGTTCCCCGACGGGCCGGGCGGCTGGCCGTGGACGACGTTCGTGATCAACCTGTCGGGCTGCCTGTTGATCGGGGTCCTGCTCACCGTCCTGGTCGAGCTGACCACCCCGCACCCGCTGCTCCGCCCGCTGCTCGCGACCGGCGTGCTGGGCGGGTACACGACGTTCTCGACGTGGTCGGTCGACCTGCTGCACCTCGCCGCCGCGGGCCGCACCGCCGCCGCCGTCGGGTACCTGGTGGCGACGCCGCTGCTCGCCGTCGCGGCGTGCGGTGCGGGTGTCGCGCTCACCCGCCGGGCCGCGCGCCGGGGGACCGGCCGGTGA
- the crcB gene encoding fluoride efflux transporter CrcB, giving the protein MTASSALLVALGAAVGAPLRYLLDRLGRRVVRTAFPWGTFAANVIGSFVLGGLAGASAALPPWAQLLAATGFCGALTTYSTFSYEVVALLDVRERLTATAYLLVSMIVGVGSAAAGWALAGLAV; this is encoded by the coding sequence GTGACCGCGTCGTCGGCGCTTCTGGTGGCGCTCGGGGCGGCGGTCGGGGCACCGCTGCGGTACCTGCTCGACCGGCTGGGACGCCGGGTGGTCCGGACCGCGTTCCCGTGGGGGACGTTCGCCGCGAACGTCATCGGGTCGTTCGTGCTCGGCGGGCTCGCCGGTGCGTCGGCGGCGCTCCCGCCGTGGGCCCAGCTGCTGGCCGCGACCGGCTTCTGCGGCGCACTGACGACCTACAGCACCTTCAGCTACGAGGTGGTCGCACTCCTCGACGTCCGCGAGCGGCTGACGGCGACGGCGTACCTGCTGGTCAGCATGATCGTGGGGGTCGGGTCGGCGGCCGCGGGATGGGCGCTGGCCGGACTCGCGGTCTAG
- a CDS encoding LuxR C-terminal-related transcriptional regulator: MVAAAPSGALAARPGPPGSVHPGDGDPLLHRIADHLRTLTGGAGWVVRVDEARGSWAGAVDDGGVPGDVVARLLATRAPVHDESPGRRPVLAVPVRRGPRIVGACVVTGGIDGFSSADVHLAELFADYAALALADSGALAGRTLEQAVRQELAWVEAQGTPRADLVTVGSGTIPAETADEVFRTVQEALLNVAVHAGAACVRIGVVHGPGTLTVLVEDDGRGFDASAGTRLHVAAAGARLGLRSMAARARRLDGELEIDSSPGSGTRLRLTVPCTTVAPAAPGRVRTGVLVAAARPVVRAGIVRLLQLGEPGLGMVSEVPDAADADRIAGACRLLGPDVLVVDHELLGDDLGVLDRLAALPDPPAVVLLAEDCPDQRLRAAVAAGVKGCVDPDADGARLAAVVGAAGRGETLLADEQLGRLAAPRRTVGLPGITPREEEVRALVADGLTDRQIARTLAISAKTVEKHVGSLLRKTRTSNRTMLARLA, from the coding sequence GTGGTCGCAGCGGCACCGTCGGGCGCGCTCGCGGCCCGTCCCGGCCCCCCGGGGTCCGTGCACCCCGGCGACGGCGACCCCCTGCTGCACCGCATCGCCGACCACCTGCGCACGCTCACCGGCGGTGCCGGTTGGGTCGTGCGCGTCGACGAGGCCCGCGGATCGTGGGCGGGGGCGGTGGACGACGGCGGCGTGCCCGGCGACGTCGTCGCCCGGCTGCTCGCGACCCGCGCGCCGGTGCACGACGAGTCCCCCGGGCGCCGCCCGGTCCTCGCCGTGCCGGTCCGGCGCGGCCCCCGCATCGTCGGCGCCTGTGTCGTCACCGGCGGGATCGACGGCTTCTCCTCCGCCGACGTCCACCTCGCAGAGCTGTTCGCCGACTACGCCGCGCTCGCGCTCGCCGACAGCGGTGCGCTCGCCGGGCGCACCCTCGAACAGGCCGTGCGCCAGGAGCTCGCCTGGGTGGAGGCGCAGGGGACCCCCCGCGCGGACCTCGTGACCGTCGGCTCCGGGACGATCCCCGCCGAGACCGCCGACGAGGTGTTCCGGACGGTGCAGGAGGCGCTGCTCAACGTCGCGGTGCACGCCGGCGCGGCCTGCGTGCGGATCGGGGTGGTGCACGGCCCCGGCACGCTCACCGTCCTGGTCGAGGACGACGGCCGCGGGTTCGACGCCTCGGCGGGCACCCGGCTGCACGTCGCGGCCGCGGGCGCGCGCCTCGGCCTGCGTTCCATGGCGGCCCGGGCCCGCCGCCTCGACGGCGAGCTCGAGATCGACAGCAGCCCCGGGTCCGGGACCCGGCTGCGCCTGACCGTGCCCTGCACGACGGTGGCCCCAGCCGCACCGGGCCGGGTCCGGACCGGGGTGCTCGTCGCCGCGGCCCGCCCGGTGGTGCGCGCCGGGATCGTCCGCCTGCTGCAGCTCGGCGAACCCGGGCTCGGCATGGTCTCGGAGGTCCCCGACGCCGCCGACGCCGACCGGATCGCCGGCGCCTGCCGGCTCCTCGGCCCGGACGTGCTCGTCGTGGACCACGAACTGCTCGGCGACGACCTCGGCGTGCTCGACCGCCTCGCGGCCCTCCCCGACCCGCCGGCCGTCGTCCTGCTCGCCGAGGACTGCCCCGACCAGCGGCTGCGCGCCGCCGTCGCCGCCGGGGTGAAGGGCTGCGTCGACCCGGACGCCGACGGGGCACGCCTGGCCGCCGTCGTCGGTGCCGCCGGACGCGGCGAGACCCTCCTCGCCGACGAGCAGCTCGGGCGGCTCGCCGCGCCGCGGCGCACCGTGGGTCTCCCGGGGATCACGCCGCGGGAGGAGGAGGTCCGGGCGCTCGTCGCCGACGGCCTCACCGACCGCCAGATCGCCCGCACGCTGGCCATCTCGGCGAAGACGGTCGAGAAGCACGTCGGCTCGCTGCTGCGCAAGACCAGGACGAGCAACCGGACGATGCTGGCCCGGCTGGCCTAG
- a CDS encoding GntR family transcriptional regulator translates to MAGNGGVPAGTSAKERAYRDTKSRILDGSFPGGDLITEGQVAETLAMSRTPVREAFLRLEAEGLLRLFPKRGALVVAVSPHEVEDVLEARELVEGHALEKLCAVSEAERAVVARALRDVLDVQRAALASGDQRAFAEADRRFHITVVESARNAILLELYASLRDRQLRMNLGSLERGPSRPHEILTQHEAIVDALGRGDRAGTRERLRDHLDATRVSVLGGQRAGTRPAGGHPIGG, encoded by the coding sequence GTGGCGGGGAACGGTGGTGTGCCGGCGGGGACATCGGCCAAGGAGCGCGCCTACCGCGACACGAAGTCACGCATCCTCGACGGCTCGTTCCCCGGCGGGGACCTCATCACCGAGGGCCAGGTCGCCGAGACGCTCGCCATGAGCCGCACCCCGGTGCGGGAGGCGTTCCTGCGCCTCGAGGCCGAGGGGCTGCTGCGGCTGTTCCCCAAGCGCGGGGCGCTCGTGGTCGCGGTGTCGCCGCACGAGGTCGAGGACGTGCTGGAGGCCCGCGAGCTGGTCGAGGGGCACGCGCTGGAGAAGCTCTGCGCGGTGTCCGAGGCCGAGCGCGCCGTCGTGGCCCGCGCCCTGCGTGACGTGCTGGACGTCCAGCGCGCCGCGCTGGCCTCGGGCGACCAGCGGGCGTTCGCCGAGGCCGACCGCCGCTTCCACATCACCGTCGTCGAGAGCGCGCGCAACGCGATCCTGCTGGAGCTCTACGCCTCGCTGCGCGACCGTCAGCTGCGGATGAACCTCGGCTCGCTGGAACGGGGGCCCTCCCGGCCGCACGAGATCCTCACCCAGCACGAGGCGATCGTCGACGCGCTGGGCCGCGGGGACCGCGCCGGGACCCGCGAGCGGCTGCGGGACCACCTCGACGCCACCCGCGTCTCCGTGCTGGGGGGCCAGCGGGCCGGTACCCGCCCCGCGGGGGGTCATCCGATCGGCGGCTGA
- a CDS encoding heme-binding protein — translation MPGLTLAEARRMLDAGLAEADRIGQPMNVAVVDAGGHLLAFARQDGAIRASIDISQRKAVTSVLMEAPTGALTPLVQPGAELYGLEQTAGGLVVFGGGIPVHRDGELVGAVGVSAGSVEQDTLVAEAAVAAIKE, via the coding sequence ATGCCGGGACTGACCCTTGCCGAGGCACGCCGGATGCTCGACGCCGGGCTGGCCGAGGCCGACCGCATCGGCCAACCGATGAACGTCGCCGTCGTCGACGCCGGCGGGCACCTGCTGGCCTTCGCCCGCCAGGACGGCGCGATCCGCGCCAGCATCGACATCTCCCAGCGCAAGGCGGTGACGTCGGTCCTCATGGAGGCCCCGACGGGCGCGCTGACCCCGCTGGTCCAGCCCGGCGCCGAGCTGTACGGCCTGGAGCAGACCGCCGGCGGGCTCGTCGTCTTCGGCGGCGGGATCCCCGTCCACCGCGACGGCGAGCTGGTCGGCGCCGTCGGCGTCAGCGCGGGCTCCGTCGAGCAGGACACCCTCGTCGCCGAGGCCGCCGTCGCGGCGATCAAGGAATGA
- a CDS encoding MIP/aquaporin family protein: MTRSVAPSPLVRECVGELAGTFVLVVFGTAAVAQMVVSGGDAGDWATLTWGWVAGLIMGIYVAGRLGAGHLNPAVTLAMAVYRGLPWRSVLPYIAAQTLGAFLAALVTRGVYASGIASVDPGLTTASQTIFSTLPNHGIGTAFFDQIVGTALLVFVLFALLATLQGAAGQLLPLMVGFLLLGIGFAWGTNAGYAINPARDFGPRLAQWLTGYDGAWGTADGTPYWWLPIVAPVIGALIGGGLYVLLIERLEVPAALAAPAPAPTPESAEAGAVADPRHPITAVEVVPGDLPSQPSPPPKEASR, from the coding sequence ATGACGCGATCCGTGGCACCGTCGCCGCTCGTCCGTGAGTGCGTCGGCGAGCTCGCCGGCACGTTCGTCCTCGTCGTCTTCGGCACCGCCGCGGTGGCGCAGATGGTGGTCTCCGGCGGCGACGCCGGTGACTGGGCCACCCTGACCTGGGGCTGGGTCGCCGGCCTGATCATGGGCATCTACGTGGCCGGGCGCCTCGGCGCCGGCCACCTCAACCCGGCCGTCACCCTCGCGATGGCGGTCTACCGCGGACTGCCGTGGCGCAGCGTCCTGCCCTACATCGCCGCGCAGACCCTCGGGGCGTTCCTCGCCGCGCTGGTGACCCGCGGGGTGTACGCCTCGGGGATCGCGTCGGTCGACCCCGGCCTGACCACGGCGTCCCAGACGATCTTCTCGACGCTGCCCAACCACGGGATCGGGACGGCGTTCTTCGACCAGATCGTCGGCACCGCGCTGCTGGTGTTCGTCCTGTTCGCACTGCTCGCGACGCTGCAGGGCGCCGCGGGCCAGCTGCTCCCGCTGATGGTCGGGTTCCTGCTGCTCGGGATCGGCTTCGCGTGGGGCACCAACGCCGGCTACGCGATCAACCCGGCCCGTGACTTCGGGCCCCGGCTCGCACAGTGGCTCACCGGCTACGACGGCGCCTGGGGCACCGCCGACGGCACGCCGTACTGGTGGCTGCCGATCGTCGCGCCGGTGATCGGTGCGCTGATCGGCGGTGGCCTGTACGTCCTGCTCATCGAGCGTCTCGAGGTGCCCGCGGCCCTCGCCGCACCGGCGCCCGCACCGACCCCGGAGTCCGCCGAGGCCGGGGCCGTCGCCGACCCGCGCCACCCGATCACCGCGGTCGAGGTCGTCCCCGGCGACCTGCCGTCCCAGCCGTCCCCGCCCCCGAAGGAGGCGTCCCGATGA
- a CDS encoding diol dehydratase small subunit, whose translation MTVDLTPADYPLSVNRPELLRTPTGKALSDITMAAVVAGDVTAEDLRVTPATLVMQGSIAESMGRRQLGENCRRAAEMTAIPDDEVLAMYNALRPNASSADRLESIAARLEATYSAPLCAALVREAAQVYAARNLLAEED comes from the coding sequence ATGACCGTCGACCTGACCCCCGCCGACTACCCGCTCTCGGTCAACCGGCCCGAGCTGCTCCGCACGCCCACCGGCAAGGCGCTGTCCGACATCACGATGGCCGCCGTCGTCGCCGGTGACGTCACCGCCGAGGACCTGCGCGTGACGCCCGCGACGCTGGTCATGCAGGGCAGCATCGCCGAGTCGATGGGCCGCCGTCAGCTGGGCGAGAACTGCCGCCGTGCCGCGGAGATGACCGCCATCCCCGACGACGAGGTCCTCGCCATGTACAACGCGCTGCGCCCCAACGCGTCGAGCGCGGACCGGCTCGAGTCGATCGCCGCCCGGCTGGAGGCCACCTACTCCGCCCCCCTGTGCGCCGCGCTCGTCCGCGAGGCCGCGCAGGTCTACGCGGCCCGCAACCTGCTCGCCGAGGAGGACTGA
- a CDS encoding propanediol/glycerol family dehydratase large subunit — MTAVAPRPDSTVRTSTRTGILEDRPVNLDGFVEEWPEKGLVAMESDFDPKPGVRVEDGRIVELDGRTRDEFDFMDTFIADHAIDVATCEDALATPSIEIARMLCDPRTTRDEVVALGRGMTPAKILDVVKLMNVVEIMMGIQRTRSRRTPANQAHSTSAKDNPIQVAADAAEGAVRGFAELETTLGVVRYAPLVAIGLQVGAQVGRGGVLTQCALEEATELDLGMRGITAYAETISIYGTESVFVDGDDTPWSKAFLASAYASRGIKMRFTSGTGSEVQMGNAEGRSMLYLEIRCILMARGAGVQGLQNGSISCIGVPGAVPGGIRAVAAENLVASWMDLECASGNDQSFSHSPMRRTSRLLPQMLPGTDFVCSGYSAVPNRDNMFAGSNLDTEDYDDWNVIQRDMQVDGGLRHVRDDVILQVRNKAARALQAVFAELDLPAITDEEVEAATYADSSDDYPDRDVLADLEGARSVMERGVTGLDLVRILERSGFGDVAENYLQVLRQRVSGDLLQTAAVLTGDFVPLAAINDANDYAGPGTGYRLSGERWEELKKLRHVTSAENPEEESE; from the coding sequence ATGACCGCCGTAGCCCCGCGTCCCGACTCGACGGTGCGGACGTCCACGCGCACCGGGATTCTCGAGGACCGCCCGGTCAACCTGGACGGCTTCGTCGAGGAGTGGCCCGAGAAGGGTCTCGTCGCGATGGAGTCCGACTTCGACCCGAAGCCGGGCGTGCGCGTCGAGGACGGCCGGATCGTCGAGCTCGACGGCCGCACCCGCGACGAGTTCGACTTCATGGACACCTTCATCGCCGACCACGCGATCGACGTCGCGACCTGCGAGGACGCCCTCGCAACGCCGTCGATCGAGATCGCCAGGATGCTCTGCGACCCGCGGACCACCCGCGACGAGGTGGTCGCGCTCGGCCGTGGGATGACCCCGGCCAAGATCCTCGACGTCGTCAAGCTGATGAACGTCGTCGAGATCATGATGGGCATCCAGAGGACCCGCTCGCGGCGCACGCCCGCCAACCAGGCGCACTCCACGAGCGCGAAGGACAACCCGATCCAGGTCGCGGCCGACGCCGCCGAGGGTGCGGTGCGCGGGTTCGCCGAGCTGGAGACGACCCTCGGCGTCGTCCGCTACGCGCCGCTGGTGGCGATCGGCCTGCAGGTCGGCGCCCAGGTCGGGCGCGGTGGCGTCCTCACCCAGTGCGCGCTGGAGGAGGCGACCGAGCTCGATCTCGGCATGCGGGGGATCACCGCCTACGCCGAGACGATCTCCATCTACGGCACCGAGTCGGTGTTCGTCGACGGCGACGACACCCCGTGGTCGAAGGCGTTCCTGGCCTCGGCCTACGCCTCGCGCGGGATCAAGATGCGTTTCACCTCGGGCACCGGTTCGGAGGTGCAGATGGGCAACGCCGAGGGGCGGTCCATGCTGTACCTGGAGATCCGGTGCATCCTCATGGCGCGCGGCGCGGGCGTGCAGGGCCTGCAGAACGGCTCGATCTCCTGCATCGGCGTCCCCGGGGCGGTGCCCGGCGGGATCCGGGCGGTCGCCGCGGAGAACCTCGTCGCCAGCTGGATGGACCTGGAGTGCGCGTCGGGCAACGACCAGTCGTTCTCGCACTCGCCGATGCGCCGCACCAGCCGGCTGCTGCCGCAGATGCTGCCGGGCACCGACTTCGTGTGCTCCGGTTACTCCGCGGTGCCGAACCGGGACAACATGTTCGCCGGGTCCAACCTCGACACCGAGGACTACGACGACTGGAACGTCATCCAGCGCGACATGCAGGTCGACGGCGGCCTGCGGCACGTCCGCGACGACGTCATCCTGCAGGTCCGCAACAAGGCCGCCCGCGCGCTGCAGGCGGTGTTCGCCGAGCTCGACCTCCCCGCGATCACCGACGAGGAGGTGGAGGCGGCGACCTACGCCGACTCCAGCGACGACTACCCCGACCGCGACGTGCTCGCCGACCTCGAGGGCGCCCGCAGCGTGATGGAGCGCGGCGTCACCGGGCTGGACCTGGTGCGGATCCTGGAGCGTTCCGGCTTCGGGGACGTGGCGGAGAACTACCTGCAGGTGCTCCGCCAGCGCGTGTCCGGGGACCTGCTGCAGACCGCGGCCGTGCTGACCGGCGACTTCGTGCCGCTGGCCGCGATCAACGACGCCAACGACTACGCCGGCCCCGGCACCGGCTACCGCCTGTCCGGCGAGCGGTGGGAGGAGCTCAAGAAGCTCCGCCACGTCACCTCCGCCGAGAACCCCGAGGAGGAATCCGAATGA